A single window of Agromyces aureus DNA harbors:
- the argB gene encoding acetylglutamate kinase, whose amino-acid sequence MMQTRAQNDVADAESSASAKAHVLIDALPWLKRFHGETVVVKFGGNAMVSPELQRAFAEDMVYLRYAGIKPVVVHGGGPQISSMLERLGIESEFRGGYRVTTPEAMDVVRMVLSGQVNRELVSLVNEHGPLAIGLSGEDAGLFRGRRRGVVVDGEELDLGQVGDVVEVDPAAVIAQLEAGRIPVISSIAPDADNPGQSLNVNADSAAAALAVALGAAKLVVLTDVAGLYRDWPNRDSLVSQIDSAELAELLPSLESGMIPKMTACLEAVEGGVAKAAIIDGRLPHSILLEIFTPAGIGTEVVAA is encoded by the coding sequence ATGATGCAGACTCGTGCACAGAACGACGTCGCCGACGCCGAGTCGTCGGCCTCCGCCAAGGCCCACGTGCTCATCGACGCCCTGCCGTGGTTGAAGCGCTTCCACGGCGAGACCGTGGTCGTGAAGTTCGGCGGCAACGCGATGGTCAGCCCCGAGCTGCAGCGCGCCTTCGCCGAGGACATGGTCTACCTCCGCTACGCGGGCATCAAGCCCGTCGTCGTGCATGGCGGCGGCCCGCAGATCTCGTCGATGCTCGAACGCCTCGGCATCGAGAGCGAGTTCCGGGGCGGCTACCGGGTCACGACGCCCGAGGCCATGGACGTCGTGCGAATGGTGCTCTCCGGTCAGGTGAACCGCGAGCTGGTCTCGCTCGTGAACGAGCATGGACCGCTCGCGATCGGCCTCTCCGGCGAAGACGCGGGCCTGTTCCGCGGCCGCCGCCGCGGCGTGGTCGTCGATGGCGAAGAACTCGACCTCGGGCAGGTCGGCGACGTCGTCGAGGTCGACCCGGCCGCGGTCATCGCGCAGCTCGAGGCCGGCCGCATCCCCGTGATCTCCTCGATCGCGCCCGACGCCGACAACCCGGGGCAGTCGCTCAACGTCAACGCGGACTCCGCGGCCGCGGCTCTCGCCGTCGCGCTCGGCGCGGCCAAGCTCGTCGTGCTGACGGATGTCGCAGGCCTCTATCGCGATTGGCCCAACCGCGACTCGCTCGTGTCGCAGATCGACTCGGCCGAGCTCGCCGAGCTGCTGCCGTCGCTCGAGTCGGGCATGATCCCCAAGATGACCGCGTGCCTCGAAGCCGTCGAGGGCGGTGTCGCGAAGGCCGCGATCATCGACGGACGCCTGCCGCACTCGATCCTCCTCGAGATCTTCACGCCCGCGGGCATCGGCACCGAGGTGGTGGCGGCATGA
- the argJ gene encoding bifunctional glutamate N-acetyltransferase/amino-acid acetyltransferase ArgJ produces MTVTAPAGFEAAGIAAGIKRSGALDLALVVNRGPSAAAAAVFTSNRAKANPILWSQQVILDGVVSAVVLNSGGANCFTGPEGFQVTHRTAEAAASALGIAAGDVLVCSTGLIGDQLDGEVLEEGVLSAAARLSADGGDDAARAIMTTDTTPKTVVIDGDGWRVGGIAKGAGMLAPGLATMLVVLTTDADLPSGELDSALREATRVTFDRLDSDGCMSTNDQVTLLASGASGVVPDAVEFRAAVTAACRSLAEQLQADAEGASHDIAIEVRGAVTEDDAVEVGRSVARNNLFKAAIFGNDPNWGRVLAAIGTTQARFDPYLVDVSMNGVRVCHAGRPDAPRESVDLTPRATHVLVELHAGEASATILTNDLTHDYVHENSAYAS; encoded by the coding sequence GTGACCGTCACCGCCCCCGCAGGCTTCGAGGCCGCGGGCATCGCCGCGGGCATCAAGCGCTCCGGCGCCCTCGACCTCGCGCTCGTCGTGAACCGCGGCCCGTCGGCGGCCGCCGCAGCGGTGTTCACGTCGAATCGCGCGAAGGCGAACCCGATCCTCTGGTCGCAGCAGGTCATCCTCGACGGGGTCGTGTCGGCGGTCGTGCTCAACTCGGGCGGAGCGAACTGCTTCACGGGCCCCGAGGGGTTCCAGGTCACGCATCGCACCGCGGAGGCCGCGGCATCCGCCCTGGGCATCGCCGCGGGCGACGTGCTCGTGTGCTCGACCGGGCTCATCGGCGACCAGCTCGACGGCGAGGTGCTCGAAGAGGGCGTGCTCTCCGCAGCGGCACGCTTGTCCGCCGACGGCGGCGACGACGCGGCGCGCGCGATCATGACGACCGACACGACCCCGAAGACGGTCGTCATCGACGGCGACGGATGGCGCGTGGGCGGCATCGCGAAGGGTGCGGGCATGCTCGCGCCGGGCCTCGCGACCATGCTCGTCGTGCTCACCACCGACGCCGACCTGCCGAGCGGCGAACTCGACTCCGCCCTCCGCGAGGCGACGCGCGTCACGTTCGACCGGCTCGACTCCGACGGCTGCATGTCGACGAACGACCAGGTCACGCTGCTCGCGTCGGGGGCCTCTGGCGTGGTTCCGGATGCCGTGGAATTCCGCGCCGCGGTCACCGCCGCGTGCCGCTCGCTCGCCGAGCAGTTGCAGGCCGACGCCGAGGGCGCGAGCCACGACATCGCCATCGAGGTCCGCGGTGCGGTCACCGAAGACGACGCGGTCGAGGTCGGCCGATCGGTCGCCCGCAACAACCTCTTCAAGGCGGCGATCTTCGGCAACGATCCCAACTGGGGCCGGGTGCTCGCCGCCATCGGCACCACGCAGGCCCGATTCGACCCGTATCTCGTCGACGTGTCGATGAACGGGGTGCGCGTCTGCCACGCCGGGCGCCCCGACGCACCGCGCGAGTCCGTCGACCTCACCCCGCGGGCGACGCACGTGCTCGTCGAGCTGCACGCGGGTGAAGCGTCCGCCACGATCCTCACGAACGACCTCACGCACGACTACGTGCACGAGAACAGCGCGTACGCGAGCTGA
- the argC gene encoding N-acetyl-gamma-glutamyl-phosphate reductase, which yields MTYSVAVSGASGYAGGELLRLLADHPEFEVRTVTAHSSAGQPLVSVQPHLRSYTHLTLKETSAETLGGHDLVFLALPHGTSGAVAADLSPDTLVIDCGADHRLESSADWAAFYGGEHHGAWSYGVPELPRLSGTQRERLTGARRIAAPGCNASTVALSLAPGIRAGVIEDRDLVSVLAVGPSGAGKSPKVNLLASELLGSANPYAVGGGHRHIPEIQQALRWAGAADPTISFTPVLVPMSRGILATSTARIVPGTDAAAVRAAWEDAYAGERFVQLLPEGVFPRTSDVLGANTALIGVAIDEAAGRLVVVAAVDNLVKGTAGAAIQSANIALGLAEYTGLPMNGVAP from the coding sequence ATGACGTACTCCGTCGCCGTTTCCGGCGCGTCCGGGTATGCCGGGGGAGAACTCCTCCGGCTGCTCGCCGATCATCCCGAGTTCGAGGTTCGCACGGTCACCGCGCACTCGAGCGCCGGCCAGCCCCTCGTCTCGGTGCAGCCGCACCTGCGTTCGTACACGCACCTGACGCTGAAGGAGACGAGCGCCGAGACGCTCGGCGGGCACGATCTCGTGTTCCTGGCGCTGCCGCACGGCACGTCGGGCGCGGTCGCCGCGGACCTCTCGCCCGACACGCTCGTCATCGACTGCGGCGCCGATCACCGGCTCGAGTCGAGCGCCGACTGGGCCGCGTTCTACGGCGGCGAGCACCACGGCGCCTGGAGCTACGGGGTTCCCGAGCTGCCGCGCCTGTCGGGCACGCAGCGCGAACGGCTCACGGGCGCTCGCCGTATCGCCGCGCCCGGCTGCAACGCGTCGACCGTGGCGCTGTCGCTCGCCCCCGGCATCCGTGCGGGCGTCATCGAAGACCGCGACCTCGTCTCGGTGCTCGCGGTCGGCCCATCGGGCGCCGGCAAGAGCCCGAAGGTGAACCTGCTCGCGTCCGAGCTGCTCGGTTCCGCGAACCCGTACGCCGTCGGCGGCGGCCACCGCCATATCCCCGAGATCCAGCAGGCGCTCCGCTGGGCGGGCGCGGCCGACCCGACGATCTCGTTCACGCCCGTGCTGGTGCCGATGAGCCGCGGCATCCTCGCGACCTCGACGGCGCGCATCGTTCCCGGTACGGATGCCGCGGCCGTGCGTGCTGCCTGGGAAGACGCGTATGCGGGCGAGCGATTCGTGCAGCTGCTGCCCGAGGGCGTGTTCCCTCGCACCTCCGACGTGCTGGGGGCCAACACGGCGTTGATCGGCGTCGCGATCGACGAGGCCGCGGGCCGCCTGGTCGTGGTCGCGGCCGTCGACAACCTCGTCAAGGGCACCGCTGGTGCCGCCATCCAGTCGGCGAACATCGCCCTCGGCCTCGCCGAGTACACCGGCCTTCCCATGAATGGAGTCGCTCCGTGA